In Drosophila simulans strain w501 chromosome 3R, Prin_Dsim_3.1, whole genome shotgun sequence, a single window of DNA contains:
- the LOC6727523 gene encoding low molecular weight phosphotyrosine protein phosphatase 1 yields MTFKKILFVCMGNSCSSPMAEVIMQNLMVKTSLYWEVDSAGLRTWNTGRRPNKRCLQILREHGLRSDHFCRQFSVNDFLYFDYVVAMDEAVFKELLLWAADNRAGKHCQVLLLSSFGKNGLPALIDSLSPTHKLKSFRSAYYQIKECCKQLILSQKVDIVKYELPSTDDDELYYPGQDNAPQDSAKADHVTETSHNNSGIYLLNTDVRSSGGLMSSSTDPSNSKTSMPSCSQGVQRKLCHKCGQKFLAAL; encoded by the exons atgacttTCAAGAAAATACTGTTTGTGTGCATGG GCAACTCGTGCAGCTCTCCGATGGCCGAGGTGATTATGCAGAATCTGATGGTCAAGACGAGTCTCTACTGGGAGGTGGATAGCGCCGGTCTGAGGACATGGAACACTGGACGACGACCGAACAAACGATGCCTGCAAATTCTGCGGGAGCACGGACTGCGATCCGATCACTTTTGTCGTCAG TTCAGCGTGAATGATTTTCTGTACTTTGATTATGTTGTGGCAATGGATGAGGCCGTGTTCAAAGAACTGCTCCTCTGGGCTGCGGACAACAGGGCCGGCAAACACTGCCAGGTACTTCTTCTGAGTTCGTTTGGCAAGAATGGACTGCCGGCCTTAATAGACAGCCTATCCCCA ACCCACAAGCTCAAGAGCTTTCGATCCGCCTACTACCAAATCAAAGAGTGCTGCAAGCAGCTCATCCTTAGCCAAAAAGTGGACATTGTTAAGTACGAGCTGCCCAGCaccgatgatgatgagctCTACTACCCCGGCCAGGATAATGCGCCGCAGGACTCGGCTAAGGCGGATCACGTGACGGAAACGAGCCATAACAACAGTGGCATATATCTGCTAAACACGGATGTAAGATCCTCCGGTGGACTGATGTCCTCATCGACCGACCCATCCAACTCGAAGACCTCGATGCCATCGTGCAGCCAAGGAGTGCAGCGAAAACTGTGCCACAAATGCGGACAGAAATTTCTGGCTGCCCTTTAG
- the LOC6727522 gene encoding opsin Rh2 yields MERSHLPVTPFDLALSGPRFQAQSSGNGSVLDNVLPDMAHLVNPYWSRFAPMDPMMSKILGLFTLAIMIISCCGNGVVVYIFGGTKSLRTPANLLVLNLAFSDFCMMSSQSPVMIINFYYETWVLGPLWCDIYAGCGSLFGCVSIWSMCMIAFDRYNVIVKGINGTPMTIKTSIMKILFIWMMAVFWTVMPLVGWSAYVPEGNLTACSIDYMTRLWNPRSYLITYSLFVYYTPLFLICYSYWFIIAAVAAHEKAMREQAKKMNVKSLRSSEDCDKSAEGKLAKVALTTISLWFMAWTPYLVICYFGLFKIDGLTPLTTIWGATFAKTSAVYNPIVYGISHPKYRIVLKEKCPMCVFGNTDEPKPDAPASDTETTSEADSKA; encoded by the exons ATGGAGCGCAGTCATTTGCCGGTGACGCCATTCGACCTGGCCCTTTCTGGGCCCAGGTTTCAGGCCCAGTCGAGCGGCAATGGTTCCGTGCTGGACAAT GTGCTGCCCGACATGGCGCACCTGGTGAACCCCTACTGGAGCCGCTTCGCGCCCATGGATCCCATGATGAGCAAAATCCTGGGATTGTTCACCCTAGCCATTATGATCATCTCGTGCTGCGGCAACGGAGTGGTCGTCTACATTTTCGGTGGAACAAAGTCGCTGCGCACGCCGGCAAATTTGCTCGTCCTCAACCTGGCCTTCTCCGACTTCTGTATGATGTCCTCCCAGTCGCCGGTGATGATTATTAACTTCTACTACGAGACTTGGGTGCTGGGTCCGCTGTGGTGCGACATCTACGCGGGATGTGGCTCGCTCTTTGGCTGTGTGTCCATCTGGTCCATGTGCATGATCGCCTTCGATCGGTACAATGTGATCGTGAAGGGTATCAATGGCACACCCATGACCATCAAGACGTCTATAATGAAGATACTTTTCATCTGGATGATGGCTGTCTTCTGGACAGTCATGCCCTTGGTTGGTTGGAGCGCCTATGTGCCCGAGGGCAATCTGACTGCCTGCAGCATCGACTATATGACGCGTCTGTGGAACCCGCGATCGTATTTAATCACCTACTCCCTCTTCGTGTACTACACTCCACTGTTCCTCATCTGCTACTCCTACTGGTTCATCATTGCCGCCGTGGCAGCCCATGAGAAAGCGATGCGGGAACAGGCCAAGAAGATGAATGTGAAATCTCTGCGGAGCTCGGAGGATTGCGACAAAAGTGCCGAGGGAAAGCTGGCCAAGGTGGCTCTAACTACCATCTCCCTATGGTTTATGGCATGGACACCATACCTTGTCATCTGCTACTTCGGACTCTTCAAAATCGACGGATTGACCCCACTCACGACCATTTGGGGAGCGACTTTCGCCAAGACGAGCGCAGTCTACAATCCGATTGTGTACGGCATTAG CCATCCCAAGTACCGCATAGTTCTCAAGGAAAAG TGtcctatgtgtgtgtttggcaaTACGGATGAGCCGAAGCCGGATGCACCTGCTTCTGATACGGAAACTACATCTGAGGCGGATTCAAAGGCTTAA